One stretch of Camelus bactrianus isolate YW-2024 breed Bactrian camel chromosome 21, ASM4877302v1, whole genome shotgun sequence DNA includes these proteins:
- the NHLH1 gene encoding helix-loop-helix protein 1: MMLNSDTMELDLPPTHSETESGFSDCGGGAGPDGAGPGGPGGGQTRGFEPGETGRKDLQHLSREERRRRRRATAKYRTAHATRERIRVEAFNLAFAELRKLLPTLPPDKKLSKIEILRLAICYISYLNHVLDV; this comes from the coding sequence ATGATGCTCAACTCAGACACCATGGAGCTGGACCTGCCTCCCACCCACTCGGAGACCGAGTCAGGCTTCAGTGActgtgggggcggggcgggccccGACGGGGCTGGGCCCGGGGGCCCCGGAGGGGGCCAGACTCGGGGTTTCGAGCCGGGAGAGACTGGCCGGAAAGACCTGCAGCACCTGAGCCGGGAGGAGCGGCGGCGCCGGCGGCGCGCCACTGCCAAGTACCGCACGGCCCACGCCACGCGGGAGCGGATCCGCGTGGAAGCCTTCAACCTGGCCTTCGCCGAGCTGCGCAAGCTGCTGCCCACGCTGCCCCCGGACAAGAAGCTCTCCAAGATCGAGATCCTGCGCCTGGCCATCTGCTACATCTCCTACCTGAACCACGTGCTGGACGTCTGA